The Oncorhynchus clarkii lewisi isolate Uvic-CL-2024 unplaced genomic scaffold, UVic_Ocla_1.0 unplaced_contig_638_pilon_pilon, whole genome shotgun sequence genomic sequence CgttaccgttaccccctgtatatagccccgttaTTGTTactttattgttgctcttttatttttttgctttagttcatttagtaaatatttttcttaactcttatttttcataaaactgcattgttggttaagggcttgtaaataagcgtttcacagtaaggtctacacctgttgtattcggcgcatgtgacaaatggaATGTGATTAATACTACCACGACAACAGCCGTATGAGTTGCAGAAGTGACGTTCCGCTTTGGTACTATCTGTACACTATGTAAGTGTAGCGATTTTGAGTTCTTCCAAAGACTTTTTAATGACAAACTAATTTAGTAATTGTTTAtcagaggaggttggtggcaccttaattgggaaggGCGGGaacgtggtaatggctggagcggaataagtggaaaggtatcaacaacatcaaacacattgtttccatgtgtttaatgCCATTCAGTTTGCTTCTTTCCAGCCCCTTTCcagcccctcagcagcctccactggtgtctTCTGATATTGGGCTATTCTTCAATGTTTTCCTTCCCCTTCTACCATGAGACCAATTTCATGAACTTTATGCACTTTTGGATCCTTGAACGTTTCGGTATATTTATCCTTGTGTTAATAAGATGGGAACTGTTTTTATAGGACACAAGACATTTTCTTAGACTAATTGCATATGATTTTAAATCTTTATGAAATGTCAGCCCTTTTCTGCTCTACAAAGCACACTTTACAGACAGCCGTAAATAGAAAACCGGACACTTTTTCCTGATATGGAAATTAAAGGAATAGTGCAGGTGAAATATGGCACTgaaaatcgaatcaaattgtaCATTTATGATGGCGTATTGGTAGCATACTTCACAGAAAAGTTATTGCAAACGCTTATACATGTAGttattgtaatattttttttacgtATGTTTacataaatatatgtatatacatcagAAATATGTGAGTATTACCTGCAGTACATGTTTAAAAGTCCAACTGAATTATTAGCTTTTTTGTAGGTCACCTAGTCGAAAGGCTAACTCATTAATGTATTGTTTGGTCTCCTGGTTGTATATGTACAGTAATGTCATGCAGGAAAATGAATTCCTCCCAGATCCTTTCTACTTTGGGGaagctcccctgctctcctctctttacACATACATGTGTGGAACAGAAATAGGTTCGGATGTGCTTCGGAAGGATGACCAAAAACGTTATTTTTACCGTGTTTTATGTGTTTTTACTGTGGTCTAAATTGTCTGGTAAAGCTTCCTGTCTTTTATTTTTGAGGATTACAGTGGGTGGTAGCTGTGGGCTGTGACTCTGCTAGTGGGAATGCCCCTTTTAACCTGTTAACATTCTATTTTACTTTGCTTACCTACAGTAGGTAATGGAGTTAGATGAGGGCATAACATTCTCTTCCTGTTGTCAGGAAAACATGGGCTACAGCCCTTTGAGGCAAAAGAGGTTCGTTCTTCATTTCAACTCTTTTGCCAGTACTTTTCAAAGTTAATGCTTATAAAGCTTCTACAATTAACACCAAATGAATAACTACAAAACGCCATGACAGTTCCTATTGAAGTGAAACGTGTGTTTACTTACAAGTATCCTTATATACTTATCAAAGTtatgtgtattatactgtaaatgAGATACTCAAATAAGTAAAAAAGAccttactgtattttatttaaaaacatcTGCTTCCAGATCAAACATTATTTGTAACAATCATTTATAAATGTTAGAGGGTGATATTACAAACAAGTACATTATTTGTATGATTTGTCTTGGGCATTAATGTTTGAATGTGTTTTAGAATACTGTAACAGAATAAACTGTTATTAATGCGCTTTAACTCTGTTTCATTCTTGTCCTAGTTGGTCTTCTGTTGCTTTAATTCCACCTCTTATGAAATAGTAGCATACATTTTACAATCAACAGTTGCTGTTCCTCTTATGTCTTAAGGCTGGACAAAGCATAGAGATGTTTGAACTAAGATTCTTTGTTACTGAACAAATATAACATGTCACTTTAAACAGTTGATTTCTATGTGTGTcacttttaattttttataaccAGAAAGCGTTATGTATATGCTTACTCTTTTACGCTGTCCTCCGATCAGATGGTTGTGTGAACCTGTTAGTTTGCTATGGATCATGTGAACctgttgggtatgaacatgtcGATGCTATGGAACATGTCGACCTGTTGGGTTGCTATGGAACATGTCGACCTGTTGGGTTGCTATGGATCATGTGAACCTGTTGGTTTGCTATGGATCATGTGAACCTGTTGGGTTGCTATGGAacatgtggatctgttgggttgCTATGGAACATGTGGACCTGTTGGGTTGCTATGGAACATGTGGACCTGTTGGGTTGCAACaggaatgagctattggacattGTAACCCAATGTATCTCTTCACTACCCTCAAAACTGGTTGAAATATGTAATTTCAACAGCAAAACTAGTTAAATGTTTTTTCAACCAGTTTTGCTCACTGAGTATGGACATGGGGGAGCTGGAAATTGTGTCCTCCTGTTCTGTTGAGGAACAGCTGTTTTTCCTGACTAGGAAATGTTCCGGTCTAGACTAAATGGTCAGGAGAACTCTTGTCCCTCCTGTATGATGATGTGGGTGTTCTATGGCTGTGCTGTTCTGCAATTCATTACTTTGGTTTCAGCTTTCTATTGTGTGACCTGATTATGCACGTATTAACCAATAAAACACTAGCAACGTGTGACCTCTACCAACACTTTGTTTATGGTTATTTTCTTGTGTGTATTACATTTGTCCTTGCGATGGTGTTAGTATATGAAATATGATAGTGAACACACATGGTAAATTCAGGCAGAGACAAGCTCATAGTTCAACCTGGCGTAGTGGCCCACTGAGTGATGCAACAGACTCACTTCTTGCACCATGTTATTCATAGCACTGCATGTTTCCCCTGCCCTGAACCTTTCCCCTTATACTGTAGTCATACCTCCCCTCCCATGCCAAGGTAATAGTTTCCTGTTGATGTCCATGCAGACACTCCAGATGTattcatgcaacaatttcaatgattttactgagttacagttcacaaaaGAAATTCTGTcaatttttaaataaataaattaggcctaatcgatggatttcacatgactgggaatagagataccttaaagtaggggcgtggatcagaaaaccagtcagtatctggtgtgaccatcatttgcctcatgcaccacgacatctccttcgcatagagttgatcaggctgctgattttggcctgtggaatgttgtcccactctttaatggctgtgcgaagttgctggatattggtgggaactggaacacgctgttgtacacgtctatccagagcatcccaaacgtcctcaatgggtgacatgtctggtgagtatgcaggccatggaagaactgggacatgttcagcttccaggaactgtgtacagaaccttgcaacatggggctgtgcattatcatgctgaaacatgacgtgatggcggtggataaatggcctcaggatctcatcacggtatctctgtgtattcaaattgccattgattaaaatcaaattgtgtttgttgtctaccgtatgcctgcccataccataaccccactgccaccatggggcactgttcacaacgttgacatcagcaaacacctcgcccacatgacgccataccctctgtctgccatctgcccggtaaaGTTGCAacccgggattcatctgtgaagagtgcACTTCTCCAGCGGGCCGGGGTCCATCGGGGGTGAgcgtttgcccactgaagtcagttacgatgcAGAgctacagtcaggtcaagaccctggtgagaatgacgagcacacagatgatctTCCCTGAGAtgatttctgacagtttgtgcagaacttCTTCAGCTGTGCAAACCCAGTTCCAGCAGCTGTCCGGGTGGTTagtctcagaccatcccgcaggagaagaagctggatgtggaggtcctgggctggcgtggttacatgtggtctgcggttgtgaggccggttggacataatgccaaattctctaaaacgacattaaGGTGGTttatgttagagaaattaacattaaattctctggcaacagttctggtggacattcctgcagtcagcatgccaattgcaggctccctcaaaacttgagatatctgtggcattgtgttgtgtgataaaactgcacattttagactggtcatttattgtccccagcataagttgcacctgtgtaatgatcatgctgtttaatcttgatatgccacacctgtcaggtagatggattatcttggcaaatgagaaatgctcactaacagggacgtaaacaaatgtgtgcacaatttgagagaaataagctttttgtgtgtatgtacattttctgggattttattttttcagctcatgaaacatgggaccaacattttacatttagatttttgttcagtttagatCTGCCTGGATCTCCCTGACTGAATACAGTGCATACCCATAGACCTCTCTATTGGATCTATGCTGATAACTGACTGCTCCTTTGGCTGCCTGTTGAGCATCACACTGATCTCCTGGTGTGTTACCAGATTCAAAAGAGCATCATGTCAGTCAGGACAACAATCGCCCCAGGCAACAAAGGCAGTCCTGCTGACAGCAGGCCGGGCCCCTATATACTATATCTCTCCTGCTCCACTGCTTGCTATTCAACAACTAGTTTGCAGCTGTGATACTGTCGGTCGTTGACCCATTTCTTTCCAGTACCACACCTTTGTTGTGCCCcctttgtgtgtgcttgtgttttgGTGAGCTCACACACGGCTCACATGTCCTACTACAATCCACATATCGGATAATTTGATCAAGGTTATTATTGTTGATTATTGAATGGTCTTTTTAGAGAGCCATTACTTtgtgttaattgcttaattaccATGGTTTGAATAATATCGGTTTTTGTTATTTATTCTTTGAGGAAAATGTTTGCTTTGACTTTATGCTACATGTCATTGTCCAACCAAAGGGGACTTCCATGAGCTTTGTTAAATCAACCCTGTTAATCTCGTTTTGCCCTAAAAGTTTTGAAGCCGCACTGTACTATGTCCCTCCATATATTTAGCCtgctcccccttcccctccactACTCCAGGAGAAATACATGATGTAACCACGGGAGCCAAAGTCGTGATGTCAGATCACCCCACTCGGTTTCCGAGTTCCCCATTGGTCGAATTCTCTGGTTCTACAGACAGTCATCACTACGGGCCACACAAGCATGAACAGTTGTTAGCCCACCCCTGCTTGGCGTTGATTGGCTGTTAAGGACAAGCCCATAATAAACACCCATGCTGTTGTTTTCCAGAGGACAATACCGTTTTCTCGATTATAAAACGTCATTAATGCATTATATGAGTACAGACCacgaaacaaaacaaatattaaaaaCATGACATGATATTTCCACGTTCAATTTATGTATTTGGCACTTGAAGAAGCTTATTGACTTTGGATATGTATTTCCCCACAGTGTTCATCCAACAATATAGTCGTTTTCAAAGAACACTGCTTTTTATTCTTTGCAATAGCCATGCACAAATGTAAATACCATGGACACTGTATTTCGTCCTGGAGTTGCCAGTCAAAGAAAGGTATGAGACCATGAAGGGGGAGTCAGCATTCACAAGTGGTCGGGGGTTGGCTAGAACAAGTGTCACTCATTAAGCGCTCTGTAACTAGCTGGCTAAACATGTGGATCTTCAATGAGCACTGTTTAGCGTGAGAAGTGTGCCTCTTGGGCATCAATATGAAGACAGAAGGCGGCACTATTTGACAGATCAATAACAGAGTTTATCTCACTGGAATTATTGCAAATGTAGCTAGATACACAAACATCGATTTAAGTGGAAATCGTAAGTTTTTAGCCACAGTGATTTAGCTAACCATAACGAGACAGCAAAAATGAACTTGTCTTTTGACGATCAGTCACTGGATAATCTGGATCCAACCATATCCCTAAATGACCCCAGCGATATTGACACGGCTCTGCTCAATGACATTGATGGTAAGAACGTTAAGCTTACTAGTAAGCTAGCTAGCAAAACGGACAACTTGAACTTGGTAAcgcgttagctagttagctattgtTGTTGCGAATGTTAGCTAGCCAAACAAGTGACAACAATAGCAGCAACACATACATGAAACAGCTTGTACACATAGCGTTACTGAGTGAGGTATCATTAACTACGTATAGGCACCCAGTGAGTAATTTAGAATGATGTACAGCTTAGTTAGCTGTCATGTTAGCAAGTTAGCTAACTTACATTAGTTATGACCGTAAATCAAATTAACGAGTTATATTTTACTCAAACAGTTACGTTATGTGGTAGTAGGAGAAGGCTTCATTCTCTCAGGGTCGAGGATAATCCTAGTTAACCTTAtggaactagctagctagctactgtctgAGTTCGGTGCTTGTTTTTCTGTTGTTGCTGCTCTCGTTTTTGCGTTTTGGTTCTGATCTAACTCTAGACACATTTATATCTGCTATTTTTCATGTTATTGATAAGTTAAAACAATGTACATACTACACGAGCTGATAGTTCACTGCTAGCTTGTGTGTGATGAACGGAACAGACGCTAGTTAATGTGCCCCGCCCCCTCCAATTTGTCCTACTGACATCACGACGAGGTTAATGTCGAGCGTTCCCTGTCGGGTTCATTTCAAGAGGCGTGAAATAAGTCTATAACATGAATCATGATCTGATGGTTGCTTTTTTCCCACCCATATATAATTCCTATTTATGTATGAATTAATCATATGTTGCAGTCTTATTAATAAAATGTTAATCGTTTATATTTAAATTAGTTCAGTTATATCGAACCTAGTTACGTTAATGTATAAGTGCATTCAATTGAATGGTGGCTATTCGATTCGTTGGTGATATTAACTAATGTTATTTGTCAGTATAATCAATGGTTGGTTGTTTGCCAACAACTGCTCTGCTGCAGCATCTCACCCTTCATTGATTCCACGCACTACCCTAAAAATTGACCGAGAGTAACCCAGCACTAAATTGTCCCATAGTAACCCCTTCTCATTGAAACCACAAGTgcttcctctctttctatcttggGGGCTGGTCTGCATTGCAAGTGTCTGAGGCACTTTCTGATTGGTCGGCAGCGATCACCTCATACAAAACATTGGTTTACAAATCCAGGCTAGTCAGACTGGTGTACAGAGAGCAAAGGCAGAAGCATGAAGTGTGTTCCGTTATTACTGAACCTAGTCCTTATAACATATGACTATTAGCTTGATGATTTGGTCTAAGATTAAACAAAATGGTCTTTCTCCTTGCCAGGGAACAGCCTCCTCACTGTGCTGCCTGAAACTCATTCGAGATAGCCTAACCTACAGCCTATTTCTGTTGGAAATCCAGAAGAATAAGCTATCCTGTACTAACGAAGGTTTCTCATAGACAATAATTGTGAGCATCTCTAGCTGATGAAACAAGTATGCTATACAGTGTATTACCCTAAAACAAGGCCTGTTGTATTATTAGAGAATATAGTTTTCAGTTTGAGTAATTAACTTGCTACTATTACTCAGTTCCATGTTCTAATGTAAAGTGCTACCATGCCATGTTTACGTGGAGGGTGCAGCATAGCATAGTAAACATCACCCTTTTCATCAACACTCAATTCTTCTTGTGTCTCCATCCTCACCTACTCAGGGTTGTTGTCCTTTTGACAGACCGTGTGCATCATAATGCTGTGAATAGAAGTGAAGTAGCTGCAGGTCTGGGATGGTGTGACTGTGATCATAGTGTCTATTGTGTTGCCTGTCTCGCTGTGGCCCTTTTGGAGCCCATTAGAGTGGCATAGAGCCAGTCTCCTCTGCTGCAGTGGCCCCATAATAACTGCATTACTGACCAGGACTGAACTGAGCTGGCCCCATTTACTGTCCTGCTCTACTTCTCAGATCAGGGCCCATATCCACAAAGTATCTGAGTATGAGTGCTGTTCTAGGATCAGATCTTTTGTGTTCATgataatctgattcattatgatcaaaactgatcttagatcagcaccTACTCTGGGACACTTTGAGCCCAGTTCTTGGTTTTTCTAGTGGAGTTAGGGCAGAGATTAAGTGACACATTACCATGTGGTGTggcgagagagatgggagaaatgctctgtcagtcagtcacccagtggTTCAAGTCTTAATTTAAGCCTTTAGTTGACAATCATGAAACGCTCCGATTGGGTTACAGGGTTTTATCTCTGCTCCATTCAGAGGCCCAGAAACGTGGTTTGGTCATTGGGAGGCACactgatgcacccatcccgttagcgagATCATTTACGTCAACATCAGCTGGATTGtaagcgcgccaaattcaaattaaattactaatttaatgtaagaacatctctctcagtagacaaaatattacaaacagctagcagccaagtagattggtcatgaaagtcagaaaagcaatagattaaattgcttacctttgatcttcggatgtttgcactcacaagactcgcagttacacaataaatgttccttttgttccataaagattatttttatatccaaaatacctccatttgtttggcgcgttatgttcagaaatccaacAGGtgcgagcggtcacgacatcgcagacgaaaattccaaatagtatccgtaatgtccacagaaacacgtCAAACGTTTtttcctaatcaatcctcaggttgtttttttcaatatataatcgataatatatcaaccggtaCTTTAGCTTcgtcaataggagagagagacacaaaggcTGCTCCAAACTTTTGCGCAAGCAAAATTCTGGGGACACCCAGCTATACACTGacacgatgtgatctttctcgctcatttttcaaaataaaagcctgaaactatgtctaaagacttttCACACCACGGGGAAGCcgtaggaaaaggaatctggttgatatccctttaaatggagcgaaggcaggctatggaacatggagctttcaaaatagaagccacttcctggtttgattttcctcaggttttcgcctgtaaTATCAGTTCAGTTATTCTCAcatacaatattttgacagttttggaaactttagattgttttctatcctaatcttacaattatatgcatattctagaatctgggcctgagaaataggcagttaaatttgggtatgtttttcatccaaaaatcaaaatactgccccctacactcaagaggatTTTAAGATGTTCAAAATGACTGCAGTATGGAGTGAACAAAaggctctgctgtgtgtgtgtgtgtgtgtacagctgtTTGTTCCAGTCTAGCTTTAACACATGATTCAACTAATCACAGTCTTCAACTTAGATTACTTTGTTTTAGTTTTGTCTTATTTGACCCTCTTCTCCTGATTTCTGTGGTAATGTCATGGTTAACAAAgcatcccctgtctctctctgtctctgcttctctcaATCTATGGAGTACTCTGACTATATCCCCATCTCTTCTCAGACATGCTGCAGCTCATCAACAACCAGGACATGGTGGAGTTCAACCAGGACATGGCGGGTCTCTTTGACCCCCCTCAGTTCACAGGGGTCACCCCTACCCAGGACCTCCCTGCCCTCAGCCTGCCCCACTCCACCACCTCCCCTCCATCCACCACCTCCTCAATCCTGAGCAGCAGCCCCCACCTTGATGCTCTCCTGGGGCCCCCCATCATCCGCAGTTCCTCCCCCCCAGACAAGGCCTTCCACCCCCCCACCTTCCAGCAGTCACCCCTGGCCCAAGTCACCACTTCCACCCCTGTACCACTACCTAGGCCACAGCCAGCTCCCCAGCAGGGCTCTCCATCAGCCCAGGCTGCTCAGGGTCTCAGGGAGTCCAAGGTGGACCTGCCCCTGCCAGTCCTCTCCCCCCCAGCCCCTGTTCCAGTCCAGCTTCCTCCCCCAGCCTCCTCCCCCCATACTGTACCCGGCCAGAGCCCCGTGTTCAGCGCCGCCCCCCAAGCCCTGTTCACCTCTCCTGCCCTCCAGCAGTCCCAGGCCCACACCCAGCAGATACGGATTAACTACAGCACCCACAATGGCTACAAAGGTGAGGAACAGATTGTCTCCATTCCTCTGTATTAATAGTTGAAATGCTGGTAGTAGATGGATGAGAGTCAGAAAATAAGGCCAAGGGAGCAAACGAATGCAAGGAAACGTAAAACTGAGTCActccccctaatcctaaccccttccACGTGGAGATGAAACATAGCTATTTTAATGGTTGTAGGGGTTTCCCCATGGCCCTCCCTGCTCAGCCCCGTCCTGCCAGGtaatgggagggaaggagggacccCACCATGTGTTGCTAGTAGTAGAGCCACATGGTCGTTAAGACGTCTTATTTATGATGCAGAGCAGGGCCATGCTGTTGTGTCTGGATGAGAGCAGAGCATGACTGGAGGAACAGTTTACACATGCTCACACTCCTACTGTCTCacccactctcacacacactctctctctgtctctctctcaaggcGAAAGGTAGGGAC encodes the following:
- the LOC139396972 gene encoding sterol regulatory element-binding protein 1-like — encoded protein: MNLSFDDQSLDNLDPTISLNDPSDIDTALLNDIDDMLQLINNQDMVEFNQDMAGLFDPPQFTGVTPTQDLPALSLPHSTTSPPSTTSSILSSSPHLDALLGPPIIRSSSPPDKAFHPPTFQQSPLAQVTTSTPVPLPRPQPAPQQGSPSAQAAQGLRESKVDLPLPVLSPPAPVPVQLPPPASSPHTVPGQSPVFSAAPQALFTSPALQQSQAHTQQIRINYSTHNGYKAVNHQGGPAQPMVSLSSSPSGVQPMTIQALTTTAPLLTTSASPPAQTIASHHIQQVLLQPQFIKAESLLLTTLNRDPCMVTTVASPCITSLATTTSQSTHSLQ